A stretch of DNA from Tigriopus californicus strain San Diego chromosome 11, Tcal_SD_v2.1, whole genome shotgun sequence:
tgataatttgatgaagtcaacatttttaaattgattcAAAGGAAAGGAATGGCAAACAAGCAAAAGCACTAATGGTCTCGGATTTCAATTGCAAAGAAAGGCAAAACAAGTCTTGGAAATAAGAAAACTTGGCCTAACTCGTTTTGCCTGTTTCAGCCTTTCCACGTCAAAACTTTGAGCAGTCCTAGGATGTTTCCAAATGTTTGAGCTGATTGAACCAAACAAATGAACGTTCATTCGCTCTTGATCGCTTTGATACGCTGTTTGCGCCCAATCATGAGAGAGCCCTCCACTCACTAACCTCGATCACATATTACCACTTGCGAATTCTCAAGGCCAAACCAGTAATGTAGGCTGACCTTGGGCCTTCCCTTTTGCTGTGAAAGCCCTGACGCGTAATAAAGACTAACCATAGCAGAAGTTCCAATATGGCATTTTGCCACCCGAACGACAAAACTCCCAGTGTCAATTGGATTCATCAAGATGACAAAGAGAAGTATCCTTTATCTCTATGTACGCACCACATCCCAGACTAACTATAAGATCTAGCACTTCGGAGAGTCGGTCCCTGCTGGAGCACGCGACCTTTGAATTGAAGCCAATGTTTGCCCATACGTGTGACTAATCTCCGTCTggttgatttcatttgcaGGCCGATAACTCTTGCCGTGTGACGGAGCGACACGGACATCGTCTCCTGACGTGCCTAGTAGGAGATAGCCTTCTCGAGCCTTTCTGGCCTTTGGGAACCGGCTGTGCCAGAGGCTTTTTTGGAGGGCTCGACGCTTGTTGGCTCATGAAATGCCTTTCCTCGGGTAAGTTTGCTCGATTCCTGTCCCTCAAATGCAACCCTAATGGGAAAGAATATTCGAGAGCTGTGTTCGCACTCCCAATCCTCTTGGaccttggatggatggatgcactCTTGTTGGTTGACcttgcaacaaaaatgtgaaagagaCGCGAACCATGTGGCtataaagtccttgttctgagtcgttttatttttttcaaagaggaATATGGGTTGACCAATCTTGATGAAAGAGACGAAAGGTTgcaccagaaaaaaaaatagttttaaaaGCTTTGTTTTGCAATGGCAAATGGTCAAATATAAAGTATTCGAGCTATCTATTACTTTCAAGTGTGAAGTAGTCTTGCCAAACCCATGAGCAAAAAGGATTTGCTTGAAATGAATACTTTCAATTGACcgtgaaatgaaaaaacaagGCACTAATAAACGACTCAAATACCTGGATTGCCGAGTCTTAATGAATGGTTGTGACCTGAATTCTAAATACCATAGGTAAACAAGGATTGTTGGAGGCCGTAGCTGAGCGGGAGTCCATTTACCGGATACTAGCCCAAACCACCCCCGAGAACACGTGCAAGGATTTCTCGTCCTATACCGTGGACCCGACCACTCGATACCCCAACCTCAATCGGAAGTTGGTGCTGCCCATGCAAGTGGTCGGTCTCGTTGATACCGACCAACCTGCTCTGGTAAGACATCCCCCTCCCCCACCCCCCCACTCCTGGGGACCTGGACTCAACGTTTAGTCCATGCCTCTATCCCAATTGGTTTTCCACTCCTTCATTCTAGCTTGAGGAAGAACTAGAACAATTGAAACGATCCCCATCGGGTAAACTTCTGGCCGAGGAACAGGGCGGATCTTCCTCTGGCCGGAAGAAGCGCCGGAAAGAGAGCACGGCCAGTCCAGACACGCTCTTGGCCTGGTTCCAGAAGCAATTGGAGTCCTACGACTGCATCGCCATCCACGATATGACCTTCAGCTTTCAGAATGGCCTGGCTCTTTGTGCAATCATACACCGCTACCGACCCGAGTTGATCGAGTTTCAGGCTCTTGATCCGTCTCTGTGGGCGGAAAATTGCCAATTCGCTTTCGATGTGCTCGACAACGACCTCGGGATCCCGCCCATCATGACGGGGAAAGAGCTGGCGGGCTCCAAGAACCCGGATAAGCTCACCATGATCTCGTACTTGTCGCAAGTGTACGAGGTGTTCAAAAGGGACATCCCCGTGGTCAAGAGTTCGAAGTTGGACGCCTCGGATGACGATTTACTGGATTCCCAGTACCGCTATAATCACCACCAAAAAGCTCCCAAGTCCGGCCGACCTTGGGATAAGAACAAGATCTCGATCGGCGAGCTCGTGGCCAATGATGCGGAGGCGAATTTGAACTTGCGGAAGAAGAAGCGCCGTTCTCGGGAGGAAGACCCGCAATCTTTGCAATCCTTCCCGGAAGAGTCTTCTCCGAATAAGGAAAACATCCAAGAGACCCAGAGAATGAACCGCTCGGCCGATAAGAAGCGGGTGTTAAAGCTCAAGGAGAAGGCCGAGGCTGGCCATGAAGTCAAACAGCGAACCCGAGATCAACAGCAACGAAAGTCCATCAAGGAAGAGGAGCGCTACAAGATCATCGAGGAGCAATTTGAGGGGGGATCCGCTCGTCATCGTCGAGCGCGAAACGACAATGTGAGCAAGTATCGGGAGAACAAGAAACCCAAGGACCTGAAGCGATCCATTGGACGATTGGACAAGGACGACTGGCACATCAAGAACATCGAGGAAAAGAtggagaaggagaggaagcAGAAGACCATCGACAAAGGCTCCAAGGACAAAGTTCCCCGTTGGTCCAAGGAAGCCTTCATGGACAAAAGGAACATCATCAAGGGTAAATTGGAGGCCTCGCCCGATCTGTCCGAAGAGGTCAACGCCAAATATGCCGAGGTCGATTCCTCCTTGGCCAACATACAGAGGAGACTGGCCGAGGGCAATAACCTCGAAATCGGGGAACGCGGCTCGAATCGAGTCTCCGCTATCTGTGGCGAGTTATTACACGACGATTCCGGTGACAAGGAGTTCCAACCCGAGCATCATGTGGAAAAGAAGGAATATGTCCTGCCCAACCCCAAAGGCGGCGGTTCGGAAACGTGCCATTTCTGCGGGAAGCGGGTTTACGTCGTGGAACGCATGAGCACCGAGGGCAAGTTCTTCCATCGGTCCTGCTTCAAATGTGATTACTGCAACGTCCTTTTGCGTCTGGGATCCTACGTTTATCAACGCGAAGGTCTTTTCGAAGGTAAGCAAGGCTAGCAGGGCTAACAGGGCTAGCAGGAAGGAAAAAGCTCGTTCTTATTGATTTTGGGCCGTGTTTGATTTGCCCGATCCGGTTTCAACGAGATGAGAAGTGACAAACACGTAGTAAGTTGGACCTCTAAATGGCATTGGTGAATCGCCTTCAACTGGTGAAAGACGACAACGACGTTATTGGCTCACTCGGCGCTTTTGGACCTTGATTCGAGTTCACTGGCTATTACGTCGAATAATTCGAAGGCAGAGGAGactgtgttgtgtgtgtgtgtatgtgtgtctTTTCTGCCAcgactttttatttttttttccccttcacTGCAATGACGAGGTGCATgcagaaaaaggccaaaaagaggCGGCCACTCTTGTGCACACAGATGTCTGACTGAAACGAGTTCGAGTCGAGCAAAATTGCTGCCCATTGAAGCATCAGTTTGCAGATCTCCGTTTGCGACAACAGTGGGCCACTTATCTAAATTAGTGAGTTGTCGTTGATGttgcggtggtggtggtggtggtacaTTATTTTTTGAGAGCTTACTAAATCCTTGGCCATGTATGGAAGGTCGGAAACATGGAGTTGGCTCATTAGATGGCTTTTAAGAGGGGACTTGTGTACACAATTCATGTGCAACGAACCCTCATTTGTTGTCCCCGAGCCCGAGAGGAGCAGTGGGAACCAGtctcgatgatgatgatgatgaagtaTGTAGAAGAGGGTCCTTGGAGTAACACACTTTGTTGGGTGTGGGTGTGAATAATGTTGGTAGATCCAGGTCATTTGCATCCTCATCGTCCTGATCCTCCTCCTCACACCATCATGAACTGAACGAACGTGATGCCTGAACTCGATTCCTCCAATGGAGCTGCTTCGTAAGTTGTGTTTTTATACGGGTGAACCGTTACCCACACGCTGTATGAACCGAGTGGAAAAAGCTTTCAGTGGCACAAAAGCTCGCAAATATTTACCCATCCATTGAGGCTATATCCGATTTGACTTTTCTTATAGGGAAATTCTTTTGCTTGCCTCATTCGACGGAGAAGAACTTGGAGAAGTTCCGTTACAAAAAGAAGACGGATGAGCTCAAGGACCTGGAAAATCGTCAGAAAGAACTCCAGCGAAATCACCAAACCACTCATGACTGGGACAAGAGCTCCTACCTCCGATCCCTACCAGCCACTCACCGAGATCGCCTCTTGAATCATGATCGCCGTGGTTCAACCCCGGAAAGGTGAGCTCAGACTATGTATTGGCTTGTTGCCTGGATCAGATTTGGAGATTCCCCTTTTTTGcgcattttcaattgcttaGGGTCGAGTTTGAGGCCTCGGTGGACCATATCTCGGAGGAGGAAGTGCCAAGTAtcatggatgaagatgaatggACCGATCGGAACTGTCTGCAGCATGAATCGTCCAAGATCAAGGACGGCGAGCCCGACGATCCCGTGGATACATCCGAGGACTCGTTCTCCGACCTGAACTCCGACACTTCCGACGAGGAGGATGACATTATGGGAAAAGGAAACCGATCAACCAAGGTCAAGAAGAGTGGGGGTCCCGAGGATCGACCTTTGACGGCGGATGAAACGCGATTGCTCCAGAAGGAATGGATCAAGAAATGTGATCTCTTGGAGAGTGGaaccaaaaacaagaaaccCGAGGTCGACAGGTATGTGTCATGAGTCATGACTGACTCCTGATTGACTTGGGTCTCGTAGTAAAGTAATTGGCTGAAGGGGAAGACTCTTCGAACACAACGAACGCTCTTGCGATCTTGAGTAGGGGTTGCTTTCTGCGGTGGTGTGCCACTACTCTAGGCATGCATGATGTACATGTATGCGTGATGAATGCTGCAACCTAGTCATTAACGTGATTGATTACTCTGGTATGATGAAATCATCCAAGGAGATACTGTGTTGTCCTGATTGGATGGCTCAAAGAGAGAGTGAGCAAGTCTAGGTTAATcttggaaacatttttggggtTAGGCGTGCCCGAATTTGGCGACGATAACAACAAAAACATCGACTTCGGGAACTTTCGAGACATCAACCCATCCGTCACACATTCCTAATCAGACAACGAAACATTTGCGCACACGTACACACACAAACATACAAACATTCATTCCcccacacactcactcatACGTATACATGAAAAATAGACCAAACACGCATGCACTGCGCTCTTCTTCTGCCCCTCGGCAACCTTTCCAAGCCATTCCTGATGAAAGTAAGTCCAGACATGTAATGCTTACCAAAGCTTTTTGCGTCTGTAATTGATTGTGATGGGCGAAGTGGCTTTGTTCGGGAAACGTTGGGTAGTATTAGTGGGCTTGTGTCCTGGACTCCTGGTATACTGATATACAGTGTAACAATTAAAATCCTCTCGTGTCGTCTGGTTGAAAACCACTGCAAAGCTTGGTGTTTGTCTGCTAGTTAGTGGCTTGGCGTAATGAATTGACACCTAAAACCtaaaatgtttccaaaacgCCTTTGTCTATTTGTTGTGAGTGCTGATAACCACTgtcgttaaaaaaaaagcaccaTTGTTTCTCTATCTAGCCTTTAAATGACCTCATTCCCGGATGAGTTCACCCACCATTAACATTATTGATGTACAGCAATCAATCTTCTAGGGCATCGCGGACCTCGTCGGAATCCGAGGACTCGAGTGATGTTTCCTCCTCCGATTTGGACGAGGATGACAGCGATTACGACGGAGAATATGAGTCCACCTCGGAAGACGAATCCGGACCGGAAGAAAACGAGAGTTCTGACGGAAGTAAGGCGCTCAAGCTCCCTCCCAAACCGCCAAAACGACGAGAATCTCGCCAACGAATGCGCCGCCATGGTGGAGCCGTGGTTGAAGAATCCGATACTAGCACTGAAGTGGGTTCCGAGGACTTGAGCtcggacgacgacgacgatgacgacgaggaGACAGATTCCGAAGACTTCGACCTTTCCAGTGGAACGGCCACTGAATGTGAATTCACCGATTCCGAAGGCAAACCCAATCCGTTCCATAAGCAATTGGAGCCCCCCAAAATCGTGATTCAACCCGGGTCCCCCTTGCTGAAGCATTTGGACGGTCGGGTTCGGCCTTTGCTAGACAAGGGCAAAGAAACCGGTCCCAAGGCTTATGATCCGGCCAGTATGAGCATTGCCGCCCACTACCAATACAAGACGCCCAATTTGTCGGATCGCTTCCGATCCGACCAACAAAAAAGCACCATCACCCAAGACTATTCCACCCGCAGAGCTTTGAATCTGAAGAAGAATTGGGTCTCCGAGGCTCAAACCAGCGTAGCGACCAAAAAGAAGGTGGACTCGGCCGAAATTGATAATCGGCTGAAATCGCTCATGGACCGTCTCTCTAGTCAACAGAAGCTTCTCAAACCGGCTGAGAAACCATCCACGGAGATGCAGCACTTCCTCACCTCCACCTCCAACCAAGTACCAAAGAGCATGCTCAGCACAATCAAGAGTCCAACGGCCATTTCCCACAACGCTCCCAATCCCGGGAATAGTCGACCATCCGCTGCCTATGCCTCGCATTATCGCTCTGAGGTGGAACCCGTCCCCGTGCCCGTTAAGGACTTCAAAGAGGTGGAACAGATCATCGTCCCGGAACTCAAAGCACCCGTGGCAGCTCTCAAAACCGGGAATGGCTCCACCTCATCATCCAATGAGTCGTCCGGGTCTGGATCCTCCCATGAATCGGCTCCCGAACCTCTTATGGACCTTCCCAATCACCTCACGAGGAATGAAGAGATCCAAAGTGTGTCGGTGGACTTGGGACCCGAGGATACCGTGGATCATCTCCAAGTGCAATTAGCCAACAACGACTCCGGATCCTCTCGCGACGAATTCGTGTCCTGCAATGAGGAGGACAAGGACGGGGTTGAGGCCGCACACACAAATCTGGCCGTGATTGATCAATGCGAATCAGTGATCGAAGCCGTCAATCTGAACGTAAGTCTGAAAAGCGAGTTCCAGACGGCGGAAAACATTGACGATCCCGACTCGTCGGATCCAAAGCCCGAGGAGATCACGAGTCCTGATCTGGCCCACATGAAGGCTGTAGCCACTTCCAGTCCCATGGATCACGACGACATTGACTTCATCGACGACGGGGACGTCCTCACGGAGCCCCTGACCTTCAAGACCGAAAAGCCTCCAAAGCTGAGCTTATCCATTCAAACGGAAGAAATCAAC
This window harbors:
- the LOC131891012 gene encoding F-actin-monooxygenase MICAL3-like isoform X1, producing the protein MEVESALVPGLNGAQAATGGLSGTSLARAQSMTVDLALANEIFDRFCNATTLKFKCYRYLCEVLRVKPGPLPYFYPRLKSKLKSWKALALWTKFDKRTSHKVYKGGKACAGQRVLVIGAGPCGLRTAIEAQLLGAKVVVLEKRDRFSRNNVLHLWPYNIVDLRGLGAKKFYGKFCAGSIDHISIRQLQCILLKACLLLGVEVYESVGFEGLVEPTDSETGWKARVSPEDHPLRHYEFDLLIGADGKRNTLTGFKRKEFRGKLAIAITVNFINKRTEAESQVEEISGVAFIFNQKFFNDLNEAKGISLENIVYYKDETHYFVMTAKKHSLLEKGVLITNEADTAKLLASDNINQDALFEYAREAADFATNYHLPHLDFAVNHYGKPDVAMFDFTSMFQADNSCRVTERHGHRLLTCLVGDSLLEPFWPLGTGCARGFFGGLDACWLMKCLSSGKQGLLEAVAERESIYRILAQTTPENTCKDFSSYTVDPTTRYPNLNRKLVLPMQVVGLVDTDQPALLEEELEQLKRSPSGKLLAEEQGGSSSGRKKRRKESTASPDTLLAWFQKQLESYDCIAIHDMTFSFQNGLALCAIIHRYRPELIEFQALDPSLWAENCQFAFDVLDNDLGIPPIMTGKELAGSKNPDKLTMISYLSQVYEVFKRDIPVVKSSKLDASDDDLLDSQYRYNHHQKAPKSGRPWDKNKISIGELVANDAEANLNLRKKKRRSREEDPQSLQSFPEESSPNKENIQETQRMNRSADKKRVLKLKEKAEAGHEVKQRTRDQQQRKSIKEEERYKIIEEQFEGGSARHRRARNDNVSKYRENKKPKDLKRSIGRLDKDDWHIKNIEEKMEKERKQKTIDKGSKDKVPRWSKEAFMDKRNIIKGKLEASPDLSEEVNAKYAEVDSSLANIQRRLAEGNNLEIGERGSNRVSAICGELLHDDSGDKEFQPEHHVEKKEYVLPNPKGGGSETCHFCGKRVYVVERMSTEGKFFHRSCFKCDYCNVLLRLGSYVYQREGLFEGKFFCLPHSTEKNLEKFRYKKKTDELKDLENRQKELQRNHQTTHDWDKSSYLRSLPATHRDRLLNHDRRGSTPERVEFEASVDHISEEEVPSIMDEDEWTDRNCLQHESSKIKDGEPDDPVDTSEDSFSDLNSDTSDEEDDIMGKGNRSTKVKKSGGPEDRPLTADETRLLQKEWIKKCDLLESGTKNKKPEVDSNQSSRASRTSSESEDSSDVSSSDLDEDDSDYDGEYESTSEDESGPEENESSDGSKALKLPPKPPKRRESRQRMRRHGGAVVEESDTSTEVGSEDLSSDDDDDDDEETDSEDFDLSSGTATECEFTDSEGKPNPFHKQLEPPKIVIQPGSPLLKHLDGRVRPLLDKGKETGPKAYDPASMSIAAHYQYKTPNLSDRFRSDQQKSTITQDYSTRRALNLKKNWVSEAQTSVATKKKVDSAEIDNRLKSLMDRLSSQQKLLKPAEKPSTEMQHFLTSTSNQVPKSMLSTIKSPTAISHNAPNPGNSRPSAAYASHYRSEVEPVPVPVKDFKEVEQIIVPELKAPVAALKTGNGSTSSSNESSGSGSSHESAPEPLMDLPNHLTRNEEIQSVSVDLGPEDTVDHLQVQLANNDSGSSRDEFVSCNEEDKDGVEAAHTNLAVIDQCESVIEAVNLNVSLKSEFQTAENIDDPDSSDPKPEEITSPDLAHMKAVATSSPMDHDDIDFIDDGDVLTEPLTFKTEKPPKLSLSIQTEEINIDEQSCSPPIISKFAKEESASPVKKVFSPIAILSEDDNTGIYKESNPQQRMAKYNSVMQKENSVIHDMIRSRVPGRSVSAARRKRVAIPTSSIPPPPAHGPSSGSERDEKKPEKKLAVKPVLVAPKSPAKGEEPKVVMASKPEPTLQGQTPKEKEAKVILTNPMVVRSPPAYAKVSEDKLLKSSPAKAKEEVIVKLPDTPMTNPEKFGIPSYRPEARPEARPSRTSTKFDSPVKRGALMISPNKPNGHPQPELASPTLSSTSNDMEYMDGIVSTDESPSKSGSSSGGGGSNSGNNKKNFMKTISGIFSRSASLSSMSRTGRGGSNNHISPRVPPNNTSNSSTAINNNTKNELKAQPHQNFKFPKLAFRSSSTSRALNHAGRTARLVSPMESPGEAPRADISELGSLASLSISTSTPKREPGALFRATSWTMQTSHPSTPPIPLSRKITLGVSNAAQMHPNGSDADSLSENEENESPENSLGPCNRLPETFQGGGSHQLPPEILEKIMKRGGKSATRIARVAQLKRVRKAQEIQRQLEELDVQHKDLEERGIRAEQTLRGESLDHPLADHQNESDLMQIWFQLLAEKNRLVREEQELLIQAKLLELDDRSSCLEVELREHIMLDSRSPESVLREGEILKELLENSERREQLIALLEKDKQRYQKEDKDIEAQMLAKGLRINNPAVRKQLGYS
- the LOC131891012 gene encoding F-actin-monooxygenase MICAL3-like isoform X2 codes for the protein MEVESALVPGLNGAQAATGGLSGTSLARAQSMTVDLALANEIFDRFCNATTLKFKCYRYLCEVLRVKPGPLPYFYPRLKSKLKSWKALALWTKFDKRTSHKVYKGGKACAGQRVLVIGAGPCGLRTAIEAQLLGAKVVVLEKRDRFSRNNVLHLWPYNIVDLRGLGAKKFYGKFCAGSIDHISIRQLQCILLKACLLLGVEVYESVGFEGLVEPTDSETGWKARVSPEDHPLRHYEFDLLIGADGKRNTLTGFKRKEFRGKLAIAITVNFINKRTEAESQVEEISGVAFIFNQKFFNDLNEAKGISLENIVYYKDETHYFVMTAKKHSLLEKGVLITNEADTAKLLASDNINQDALFEYAREAADFATNYHLPHLDFAVNHYGKPDVAMFDFTSMFQADNSCRVTERHGHRLLTCLVGDSLLEPFWPLGTGCARGFFGGLDACWLMKCLSSGKQGLLEAVAERESIYRILAQTTPENTCKDFSSYTVDPTTRYPNLNRKLVLPMQVVGLVDTDQPALLEEELEQLKRSPSGKLLAEEQGGSSSGRKKRRKESTASPDTLLAWFQKQLESYDCIAIHDMTFSFQNGLALCAIIHRYRPELIEFQALDPSLWAENCQFAFDVLDNDLGIPPIMTGKELAGSKNPDKLTMISYLSQVYEVFKRDIPVVKSSKLDASDDDLLDSQYRYNHHQKAPKSGRPWDKNKISIGELVANDAEANLNLRKKKRRSREEDPQSLQSFPEESSPNKENIQETQRMNRSADKKRVLKLKEKAEAGHEVKQRTRDQQQRKSIKEEERYKIIEEQFEGGSARHRRARNDNVSKYRENKKPKDLKRSIGRLDKDDWHIKNIEEKMEKERKQKTIDKGSKDKVPRWSKEAFMDKRNIIKGKLEASPDLSEEVNAKYAEVDSSLANIQRRLAEGNNLEIGERGSNRVSAICGELLHDDSGDKEFQPEHHVEKKEYVLPNPKGGGSETCHFCGKRVYVVERMSTEGKFFHRSCFKCDYCNVLLRLGSYVYQREGLFEGKFFCLPHSTEKNLEKFRYKKKTDELKDLENRQKELQRNHQTTHDWDKSSYLRSLPATHRDRLLNHDRRGSTPERVEFEASVDHISEEEVPSIMDEDEWTDRNCLQHESSKIKDGEPDDPVDTSEDSFSDLNSDTSDEEDDIMGKGNRSTKVKKSGGPEDRPLTADETRLLQKEWIKKCDLLESGTKNKKPEVDRASRTSSESEDSSDVSSSDLDEDDSDYDGEYESTSEDESGPEENESSDGSKALKLPPKPPKRRESRQRMRRHGGAVVEESDTSTEVGSEDLSSDDDDDDDEETDSEDFDLSSGTATECEFTDSEGKPNPFHKQLEPPKIVIQPGSPLLKHLDGRVRPLLDKGKETGPKAYDPASMSIAAHYQYKTPNLSDRFRSDQQKSTITQDYSTRRALNLKKNWVSEAQTSVATKKKVDSAEIDNRLKSLMDRLSSQQKLLKPAEKPSTEMQHFLTSTSNQVPKSMLSTIKSPTAISHNAPNPGNSRPSAAYASHYRSEVEPVPVPVKDFKEVEQIIVPELKAPVAALKTGNGSTSSSNESSGSGSSHESAPEPLMDLPNHLTRNEEIQSVSVDLGPEDTVDHLQVQLANNDSGSSRDEFVSCNEEDKDGVEAAHTNLAVIDQCESVIEAVNLNVSLKSEFQTAENIDDPDSSDPKPEEITSPDLAHMKAVATSSPMDHDDIDFIDDGDVLTEPLTFKTEKPPKLSLSIQTEEINIDEQSCSPPIISKFAKEESASPVKKVFSPIAILSEDDNTGIYKESNPQQRMAKYNSVMQKENSVIHDMIRSRVPGRSVSAARRKRVAIPTSSIPPPPAHGPSSGSERDEKKPEKKLAVKPVLVAPKSPAKGEEPKVVMASKPEPTLQGQTPKEKEAKVILTNPMVVRSPPAYAKVSEDKLLKSSPAKAKEEVIVKLPDTPMTNPEKFGIPSYRPEARPEARPSRTSTKFDSPVKRGALMISPNKPNGHPQPELASPTLSSTSNDMEYMDGIVSTDESPSKSGSSSGGGGSNSGNNKKNFMKTISGIFSRSASLSSMSRTGRGGSNNHISPRVPPNNTSNSSTAINNNTKNELKAQPHQNFKFPKLAFRSSSTSRALNHAGRTARLVSPMESPGEAPRADISELGSLASLSISTSTPKREPGALFRATSWTMQTSHPSTPPIPLSRKITLGVSNAAQMHPNGSDADSLSENEENESPENSLGPCNRLPETFQGGGSHQLPPEILEKIMKRGGKSATRIARVAQLKRVRKAQEIQRQLEELDVQHKDLEERGIRAEQTLRGESLDHPLADHQNESDLMQIWFQLLAEKNRLVREEQELLIQAKLLELDDRSSCLEVELREHIMLDSRSPESVLREGEILKELLENSERREQLIALLEKDKQRYQKEDKDIEAQMLAKGLRINNPAVRKQLGYS